In Cellulomonas wangsupingiae, the genomic window GCGGGTGCGGTACGGCGCGGCGGTGACCCGGGTCTCCCGCCGTGACGACGTGTTCGAGGTCGAGGTCGGCGGCGACACGCTGACCGCGCGCTCGGTCGTCGTCGCCACCGGTGTCAGCCGCACGCACCGGCCCCCGATCCCCGGGTTCGAGCTGGCCGAGGGCTACGACACCATGTCGGTCGACCCGGCCGACTACCTCGACCAGCGCGTCCTCATCATCGGCAAGGGCAACTCCGCCTTCGAGACGGCCGACGCCCTCATGGAGACCACGACGGTCATCCACGTCGCCGGCCCGGAGTCGGTCCACCTGGCGTGGCGCACGCACTACGTCGGTCACCTGCGCGCGGTGAACAACAACTTCCTCGACACCTACCAGCTGAAGTCCGCCAACGCGGTGCTCGACGGCACGGTCGAGCGGATCGAGCGCGACGGCGAGGGCCTGGCGGTCACGTTCCGGTTCACGCGGGCCGACGAGACGCGCGTGCTGCACTACGACCGCGTGCTCGCGTGCACGGGCTTCGCGTTCGACGCCTCGGTGTTCGACGCGTCGTGCCGGCCGGCCCTCGCGATCGGCGGCCGCTTCCCGGCGCAGACCGACGAGTGGGAGTCGGTGGACGTCCCCGGCCTGTTCTTCGCCGGGACGATCAGCCAGCAGCGTGACTTCCGGCGCTCCACCAGCGGTTTCGTCCACGGGTTCCGCTACGGGGCGCGCGCGCTGCACCGGGTCCTGGCACGCCGGTACGCCGGCGAGCCGTGGCCGTCGGTCCCCGTCGACGCGACACCGGCCGCGATCACGGCGGCGGTCGTGGCGCGGGTCAACCGCACGTCCGCGCTCTGGCAGCAGTTCGGCGTGCTCGCCGACGTGGTGACCGTCACCGGCGGGCAGGCGCGCTACCACGACGAGGTCCCCGTCGACTACCACGCACGCGTCGGGCTGGGGCCCGACGGCCACGACGACGACGCGTTCGTCGTCACCCTCGAGTACGGGCCGGACCACGACAAGGTCGACCCGTTCGACGCGACCGTGAGCCGCATCGCGCAGGACACCCCGGGGGTCGCGCACGACGCCGCCTACCTGCACCCCGTCGTCCGGCACCACCGGCACGGCGAGCACGTGGCGACCCACCACGTCGCGGAGAACCTCGAGAACCGGTGGGACCGCCCCGACGCGCACGTCGCGCCGCTCGAGGCGTTCGTCGCGGGCGCCCTGGCGGGGGACTGACATGACACCGTCGCGCGAGCCCGAGCGCCGTGCGCGCGACGTGCTCGACCCCGTGCACTTCGACGCCCTGGCCGGTGGCGCGGGCAGCGAGCGCACGCTGACGGGCAACGAGGACGCGTTCGTGCGTCGCCGGCTGCGGCCCCGGGTCCTGCGCGGGCCCGGGACGCCCGACCTGTCGACCCACCTGCCCGGCGCGCGGCTCGCCGCACCCGTCGTGGTGGCCCCGACGGCCTTCCACCGCCTCGCGCACCGCGCCGGCGAGGTGGCGACCGGCGAGGGGGTGGCCGCCGCCCACGGCCTGCTGACCGTCAGCATGATGGCCACGACGGCCGTGGAGGACATCGCGGAGACCGGCGCCGCCCTGTGGTTCCAGCTCTACGTGCAGCCCGACCGCGCGTTCACCGCGGACGTGGTCGCGCGCGCCGAGGCCGCCGGGTGCAGGGCGATCGTCCTGACGGTCGACTCCCCCGTGCGCGGGCGCCACGTCCGCGACGAGCGCCACCGGTTCACGGACCTGCCCGCCGGCCTCGTGTGCGAGAACATGCGCGGGCGCGACGGGCGCCTGCGGGACCTCGTCGTCGACCCCGACCTGGGCTGGGACGCCGTCGCCTGGCTGCGGGGCACGACGTCGCTCCCGGTCCTGGTCAAGGGCGTGCTGCACCCGGCCGACGCACGCCTCGCCGTCGAGCACGGCGTCGACGGCGTCGTGGTCTCGAACCACGGCGGGCGGCAGCTGGACGGCGCGCTGGCCACGCTGGACGCCCTGCCGGCCGTCGTCGACGCCGTGGCGGGCCGCGTCCCGGTGCTGCTCGACGGCGGCGTGCGCAGCGGGGTCGACGCGCTCGTCGCGCTCGCGCTGGGCGCGGACGCCGTCATGGTGGGCCGCCCGGTGCTGTGGGGGCTGGCGCTGTCGGGGGCCGACGGCGTGCGGGCCGTGCTCGACGACCTCGCCGACGCACTCGCCCACGCGATGGCGCTCGCCGGCGCGCACCGCCCGGCCGACCTCACGCCGGACCTGGTGGTGGTCCCGTGAAGGTGTCCACGGTCGCGATCGGGGCGCTCGCCCTCGGGACGGTCGGCACGCTGCCCAGGTGGCTGCCGCGGGCCGTCGTGCGGCTGCGGGAACGGGTCTTCACGCGCGTCAACGGGACCGAGGGCATCGCCGTGCCCGGCCCGCTGGTCCCGGCCGAGCACTTCGAGCGGGTGTACGCGGACCCCGCGGCCGACGGCCGCAGCGCCGGCGCGGGGCTGTCCGACCTCTTCTGGTACTGGCTGTCCCCCGGGCCCCACATGCACCAGGAGCACCTGGAGCCGGGTGAGCGGTACCGCACGGTCGCGCGCACGACGCGCCAGGTGCTCGCCGTGCGCCACGCGCGCAGCGACGAGCTGGCGACGGCCGCCGTGCGGCGCGCCCTGGACGCACTGCCCCCGGGTCGCACCACCCTCGTGCGGCTGCGGGACCTGATGATGCCCGTGTGGGCCGAGGTCTACCACGAGCTCGTCTTCGCCGAGCCGTGCCCACGCGAGGCCCGCGACCTCGTCGTGGCCAACGCGGACGACGTCGTGACCGCCCTGAAGGGCACCGGCCTGCGGCACATGGACCGCCGCGACCGCCTCACGCAGTACCTGCGGCGCCGCGTCGAGGACGGGACGTGCCCCGTCGTCCTGCCGCCACCGTTCACGGCGCAGGAGACGGCCTGGTACCTCCAGGGTGCGTTCTTCAACACCGCGATCGTGCAGATGTCCGAGGCCGCGGCCCACCTGCTGCTGTGCGCGGGCGCGTACCCGCCGGCGCGCGACCAGCTCGACGACGACGACGCGCTCGACCGGATCGTCGACGAGACGCTGCGGGTGCACCCGCTGTTCGGTGTCGCGCACCGGATCACGTCCGCACCGATCGTCGTGGACGAGGACGTCACCCTGCCGACCGGGTCCGTCCTGCTCTTCAACTACCTCGCCTACCAGCGCACGGGTGCCGCGGGCGACGATGCCTTCGACCCCGAGCGGTGGCGCACGCTGCGGCACCACGACGCACGGTTCATCCCGTTCGGCGTGACGGCCAACAGGGCCTGCCCGGCCCGCGGGTCCGCACCGGTCATGCTGCGCGCGGTGCTGCGCGAGGTGCTGCGCCGGTACGACGTCACCTCGACGGCCGTGCACACCCGCTCGTTGCCCGATCGCGGACCCGCCCACCTCACGCCCGTCGGAGCCCTCGGGCCCGGTCGCGTGCGGCTCGCGGCGATGCGGGTGGGCGACCGCTGGGCCGACGTCGGGCGCTCGGTGCAGCAGCTCGTCCTCGGCACCTACATGGTCCTCGAGGCCCGTCGGATCAAACCCTGCACCACCTACTTCGCGGAGGTCCGCGCATGACACCCGTCGAGCTGGCACCACGCTTCTTCCTCGCCGTCGTCGTGATCCTGGTCGTGTGCCGCGGCGTGTCCGCGCTCATGCGCCGCGTCGGCCAGCCCCCCGTCGTCGGCGAGATGGTCGCGGGCGTCCTCCTGGGCCCCTCCCTGCTCGGCCTGCTCCTGCCGGCGGTGCAGGAGGCGCTCTTCCCCGACGAGCTGCGGCCCGTGCTGTACGTCGTCGGGCAGATCGGGCTCGTCCTGCTGATGTTCCACGCGGGGTACGCGTTCAGCACCCACCGCTCCGACGGCCTGGCACGGACGGCGGCCGCGGTGTCCCTCGGGGGCGTCGCAGCGCCCCTGCTGCTGGGGACCGCGCTCGTCCTCGTCGCGGCCGACCACGTGCCGCTGCGGCCCGACGGCGTGCCCGTCGGTGTCGTCGCGGCGTTCGTCGGCGTCGCGCTGGCGATCACGGCGTTCCCGATGCTCGCGCGCATCATCACCGAGCGGGGGCAGGCGGGCACCCGGCACGGGTCGATCGCCCTGGCCAGCGGCGCGGTCGACGACGTCGTGGCCTGGGTGCTGCTCGCGGGCGTCCTCGCGGTCGCCTCCGGCAGCCCCGGCCCCGCCCTGCTGACCGTGGGCGGCGCGCTGGTGTTCGTGGCCCTCGTGTGGTTCGTCGCGCGCCCGGGCATGCGGCGGCTCATGGCCACCACGCGCGTCGACGACCACGCACGGCTCATCGGCACGGTCGCGGTCCTGTTCGCCGCCGCGTGGTTCACCGACGAGATCGGCCTCTACGCGGTCTTCGGCGCGTTCGCGCTCGGGCTGGCGGTGCCGCGCGTGCCGGCGGCCGACCGGGTGGTCGCCGGGCTGACGCCCGTCACGGGGGTCCTCGTGCCGCTGTTCTTCACGTACTCGGGCCTCAACACGCAGTTCGGGCTGTTCACCGACCCGGCCGTGCTGCTGTTCGCGGTCGCCTGCGTGGTGCTCGCCGTCGTCGGCAAGTTCGGCGCCTGCTGGGCGGCCGCACGACGCCGCGGTGAGCCGCAGGGGGTCGCGCTGCGGGTCGCGTCGCTCATGAACGCGCGCGGGCTCATGCAGCTCATCGCCCTGAACATCGGGCTCGAGGCCGGGATCGTCGGGCCCGCGCTCTTCACCGTGCTGGTGCTCGTCGCGCTCGTGACGACGATCATGACGAGCCCGCTGCTGACCTGGGTGGAGCGTCGTCACCCCGCCGTCGAGCCGACGCCGGACGTCGGCGAGCCGGTCCGCGCGACGCTGTGACGAGACGGGTATTACTCAGGTCACACCGGGTGTGCCATTGTCGGGACATGTCCGGACGAACCCACCGGCTCCTCGTCGTCGAGGACGACCGGGAGCTGTGCGACACGCTGGCCGAGGTCCTCACCGACGAGGGCTACGTCGTCGACCAGGCCCGCGACGGTCACCGCGGCCTGCACCTCGCCCTCACGCGCCCGTACGACGTCCTCGTGGTCGACCGCCGGCTCCCCGCCGTCGACGGCCTCGACATGCTCGCCCGCCTGCGGTCACGGGCGGTCGGCGCCCGCGCCCTCGTGCTCACCGCGCTCGGCTCGGTCGCCGACCGCGTCGCCGGCCTGGACGCCGGCGCCGACGACTACCTGACCAAGCCGTTCGAGCTCGACGAGCTCAGTGCCCGCATCCGCGCGCTGTGCCGCCGCGTCGACGAGGCGGACACCCTGCTCCCCCTCGGCGAGGGTGCCATCGACCTGGTGACGCGGCAGGCGGTGCTCGCCGACGGCACCCGGGTGGACCTGTCGGCACGCGAGCACGCGCTGCTGCGCGCGCTCGCCGACCGCCCCGCGGCGGTGCACACGCGCCACGAGCTGCGCCGCGCCGTCTTCGCGGACACCGAGGCGGCGTCGATCGTCGACACGTACGTGTACTACGTGCGCCGCAAGCTCGGCCGCACCGTCATCCGGACGGTGCACGGCGCCGGCTACCGGCTGGGCACCCTGTGAGCGCCGGCACGCCCGAGGAGCGCGTGGTCCGGCGCGCCCGGCTGCGGATCGGCTCGCTCGTCGGCCTGGTCATCGCCGCGCTGCTCGGCCTCGCCGGTGCCATCTCCTACGGGATCCTCCTGCACAGCCAGGAGCAGCAGATCGACGGCGAGCTGGCCTGGGGCGTCACCCACGGCACGATCGCCGGCCCGCCCGCGTGCAGCTGGATCTTCACGTACGACGGGTCCACGGTGGACACCGGCGTGGCGCCGCCACCGCCGGGGTTCCCGCTGCACGACGACCTCGTGGAGGTCGCCGCGACGGGCGCGACCCAGGACGCGCGGATCGCGCGCGACGGCACCGTCTATCACGTGCGCACCGCGCGGCAGGGCGACGAGGTCGTGCAGGCCGTGTTCGACGCCCGGTTCCAGCTGGCCGACCGGCGGCACCTGCTCATCGCGTTCGGCGTCGCCGCCGGTGCCGGCGCGCTCGCGGCGGTCGTGGGGGGCGTCGTCGTCGGTCGCCGCGCCGTCGCACCGCTCGCCGAGGCGCTGCACCGCCAGCGCCGGTTCGTCGCCGACGCGAGCCACGAGCTGCGGACCCCGATCGCCCAGGTCCACGCCCGCGCGCAGCTGCTGGCCCGGCGCGCGCGGGCGGCGGACGACGACGCCCAGGCGCGGGACCTGGACCGGCTGGTGTCCACGACCCGCCGGCTCGGCGAGATCGTCGACGAGCTGCTGCTCTCGGCGCGGCTCGCCGCGGCGCAGGGCACGGCCGCGACGCGCCCGGACAGCACGGCGGTGGACATCGCGGCGCTCGTCGAGGACGCGGTCGCGGCCGACACCGCACGAGCCGCCGTCCGCAGGGTCACCGTCACCTCCGTGACGGCGCCGGGGCTGCCCGCCGTCGTGGGCGTCGAGTCGGCGCTGCGCCGGGTGGTGGCCGAGCTGCTGAGCAACGCGCTGTCGCACACGCCGCCGGGCGGTCACATCGGTGTCGCCGCGCGCGCGGCGGAGCAGGACCGGGTGGTGGAGGTCGTCGTGACCGACACGGGCCCAGGCCTGGACCCCGGGGACGGCGAACGGATCTTCGACCGGTTCCACCGGGGCACCGGTGCGGACGAACGGCGCTTCGGCCTCGGGCTGGCCCTCCTGCGCGAGGTCGTCACGAGCCACGGCGGCACGATCCGCGCCGGCGGCGCGCCCGGGCAGGGCGCGACGTTCGTGCTCCGGCTGCCGGCGACGACGGCGGGCGTGCCCGGACCGCGCGGCCTCGCGTCGGCGGCACGCGACGAGCAGGAGGTGGGGGCCGCGCTCTGAGAGTGCCGGCCTACCAGCGGGCCAGGCTGCGCTCCTTCGCCTCGGCGCGCTGCAGCCTGAGCACGAGCCGGAACAACGTCTCACGCGTCCGCTCGTCGACGTCGAGCAGCTCGCAGCCGTAGCGCCACTCGTGCTGCCCCTCCTCGATGCGCAGGACCCGCGCAGCGAGCTCCACGTCGCCCTCGCCGACCGCCATGGCGAAGCGCACGACGTCACCGCTCGCCAGGCGGCGTCGCGTGACGAACCGCACGCCGGCGGCGCTGACGTCCACGACCGTCACGGGCAGGGGTTCGACACCCGTCGCCGTCTCGAGCTTGCCCGTGCACTCGACGCGGTACGCCGCGCGCGCGGCGGAGCGCCGCTGGTCCGGCAGGCCACGCTCCAGCACGACGAGCTGCACGGTGCTCCCGGCCATCCCCCCGAGCAGCCCGACGTACCGGCACAGACCCCGCACCGGGTCGAGCACCGTGAGGCTCGCGGCGTCGCCGATCTCGCGGCCCTCCACAGGTTCCCGGACCTCGAGCACGATCACGTCGGAGTCGAACGTCGCCACGTGCCCTTCGACGTCACCGGACTTCGTGCGCAGGTAGCAGGTCGCGAGCTCGTGCACGCGTCACCTCCGGCACCACACGCCACCGGCCGGCTGCCTGGTGCCCTCGCGTGTTGGTCAACCGTCCAGTTGTACGTGGGGCACACGGGCCCGGGCTACCGCCGAGCGGGTGGTGGTGCGGATGAGCCAGCCGGTACGCCGGGTTCTGTCCCCGCGCGCGGTCACCCCCGCGCGGGTGGCGACCATCCATCTACGACGTACGTTGCCGCACGCCTCCAGCGGCCTACCCGGGAGCTCGGGCGGGCAACCCTCGGACGCTCCCTGTCTGGCCTTGCTCCGGGTGGGGTTTGCCGAGCCGCACCGGTCACCCGGTGCGCTGGTGGTCTCTTACACCACCGTTTCACCCTTACCCCGCCGGCGAGCCGGTGGGGCGGTCTGTTCTCTGTGGCACTGTCCCGCGGGTCACCCCGGGTGGGCGTTACCCACCACCCTGCCCTACGGAGCCCGGACGTTCCTCGGCAGGACCCGAGGGCCCTGACGCGGCCGCCTGGCTGACTCATCCGCGCGGCCAGCCTAGCGGACCGCACCGGGCGTCATCGCGCGAGGCGGACGGCGACGATCCCGTGGTCCGGGTCGTCCACACGGGCGCCGTCGGCGCGAAAGCCGTTGCGGTCGTAGAACCGTCGGGCCCGCGGGTTGTCCTCGGCGACCCACAGCTGCGCGGGCGTGCCCGGAGGGACGACGGCGTCGAGGAGCGCCTGGCCCACCCCCGTCCCGTGGTGCGACGCGAGCACGTACAGCTGGAACAGGTGCCGCTCGCGCACCGGCGGGTGCTCCCCCACCGGCACGGCGTCACCGGCGAGCGCGATCCCGACGATCCGCCCGCCGACCTCGGCGACGGTGAGCGGCACGCCGTCGGCGAGCGCCCGCCGCCACCGTTCGGTGCGTCCGTCGAGCGTGTCGGTCTCCCAGTGCGAGGCGGGGAGCAGCCCGGAGTACGTCTCCACCCACGACCCGTGGTGGACCGCCGCGACCGCGGCAGCGTCGTCCGGGACGGCGGCGCGCAGCAGGACGTCGCTCGTCATGCGGCAGCGTGCCGCGTCACACGTCGACCCGGTACGACAGCGCCAGCTCGTCGCCCGCGACCCCGCGGATGCCCCAGTGCGTCGGCGGGCTCTCGAGGACCACGACCTCGAGGTCGTCGGGGCCCAGGCCGAGCGCGGGCGCGACGTCGTCGAAGAACGCGGCGATCAGCGCGCGCACGGCCGCCGGGCTGCGGCCGGCGAAGCACACGACCTCGACGACCAGGTACTCCGGCGAGCGCGGCGCGACGAGGTCCTCGTCGTCGAGCAGCAGGAACCGGTGGAACCGCTTGTCCGGCGGCAGCCCTCACGCACCGACGAGCGCGCCGTGCACGGCGTCCGACACCTCCGCGCGTCGCGGGGCCCACACCGAGCGCCGCCCGTAGAGCTTCACCTGTGCCACGTCCCACACCTTCCGCGTCACCGGACTCCGGGGCGCACACCGTACCGTGGTGCGGTGCTCGTGCTGCTGCCTCCCTCCGAGGGCAAGACGCCCGCACCCCCCACCGCTCCCCCGCTGGACCTGGCGGCGTTGTCGCACCCGGGCCTGACGCCGGTGCGCGAGAAGGTCCTCGACGCGCTCGTCGCGGCCAGCGGACGGCCGGACGCGTGCGAGGTCCTGGGCGTGTCCCCCGGCCTCGCGGACGAGGTCGCGCGCAACACGACGCTGCGCGACGCACCCGCCGCGCGCGCGTCGCGGGTCTACTCGGGCGTCCTGTACGCCGCCGCCGGGCTCGACGCGCTCCCACCGGCGGCCCGGGCGCGCGCGGTCGCGAGCGTGCGGGTCGTCTCGGCCCTGTGGGGCGCCCTGACGGTCGACGACGCCGTGCCGGCGTACCGCCTGTCGATGGGCACCGACCTGCCGGGGATCGGGCCGCTCGCGGCGGCGTGGCGCGGGCCGCTCGGGGTCGAGCTGGCCGAGGAGTCCGAGGGCCGCCTCGTCGTCGACTGCCGCTCCGCGGCGTACCGCGCCGCGTGGACGCCGGCCGGTGCGCACTGGGTGGACGTGCGCGTGCTGCGCGAGCTCGACGGCCGGCGCACGGTCGTCTCGCACCACGCCAAGCACACCCGCGGCGTGCTCACGCGGCACCTCGTCACGCGACGCGGCCGCGAGCCGCGCGACGCCGACGAGCTCGCGCACGCGGCGAGCGCACTGGTCGGCGACGCGCTGCACGCCGTGGAGCTGGGCCCGGCCCCGCGCCGGGGCCCTCGCACGCTGTCCCTCGTCGTCGTCTGACGGCGAAGCGTGCAGCGTCGGGGACGTCTGACGACCCGAACGCGGCTCGCTCAGCGGTCCGTCCCCGTCACCAGCCCTCGCTGGGCGCGCCGGCCACCGCGATCTCGTCGCGGCGGTCGGTGAAGAGCCGCACGATGCTCACCGACGCCGGTGCGACGCGCAGCTGGCTCCACGTGCCCGGCGCGGCGCCCATCGTCACGCCCAGGGCGGCACGGATCGCGACCGCGTGCGAGACGACGACGACGGTGCGACCGCCGGTGCCGCGCAGCGAGTCCAGGCCGCGTGCGAGCCGCAGGCCCACGTCCTCGATGGACTCCCCGCCCGGCGGGCGCAGGCGGCCGTCGGTGTGCCACGGCTCGAGCTGGCCGGGCCATCCGGCCTCGATCTGCTCGGCCGTCAGGCCCTGCCACTGCCCGAAGTCCGCCTCCTGGAAGGCGGGGTCCGTGCGGACCTGCAGGCCCAGCGCCGCCGCCACGACCGCAGCCGTCTCCTGGGTGCGCACCATCGGTGAGGCCACGACGTCGCTGGGGTACGGGATGTCCCCCCACAGGTCCCGCCCGATGCGTTCGACGAGAGTCGCCGCGGCGACGGCCTGCGCACGCCCCCGCTCGTCCAGCGGCGGACCGGGCTCGGACGACCCCGAGTACCCGCGCGACACGGTCATCGTGGTCTGCCCGTGCCGCACCAGGACGACCGTCGTCGGCTCCTCGTCGTCGAACCGCGGGGACGCCCCCGACGGACGCAGGGCGCGCAGCCGGGTGGCCTGCGCGACGGCCTCCGCACCGGAGCCCGTCGGGTCGGCCCGGTCGTCGCCGAGCGGGGCGTCGGGCGCGGTGGTGCCGGTCGGCGCGTCCCGCCGGTCGTGGTCGTGGGGTGCTCTGCTCACGCGAGCAGTCTTCGCCGCGGCGCGCCGCGGGTCCACTCGACCCGCGCGCGCCGGCCCCTCCCGGTCAGTCGGTGAGCCGCACCAGGATCCGGCCGCACTCCTCGCAACGCACGACCGCGTCGACCGGGCGCGCACGGATCGCCTCGAGGTCGAGCGGGTTCAGCTCGAGGCGGCAGCCCTCGCACCGGTTGCCCCGCAGAGCCGCGGCACCGCTGCCGCCGAGCTGACCGCGCAGCCGCTCGTACAGCGCGGTCAGGCCCGCGTCCAGCCCGTCCGCTGCGCGGTCCCGCTCGGCGCGCACGCGGGCGGACTCGGCGTCCACCTCGGCGTAGCCGGCGTCACGCTCGGCCACGACCTCGTCGCGGTTGGCCACCAGGGCGGCGTGCGCCTGCTCGAGGTCGGTCAGGACGGCCTCGTGCGCCTCGAGGCGCTCCATGACCTCGAGCTCGACGTCCTCCAGGTGCGCCTGCCGCGTCGCGAGGCTGGCGAGCTCGCTCGTCAGCGCCTGCGCGTCCTTGGCGCCGACCTGCCCGCCGTCGAGCCGCTGCTGGTCGCGGGCCGCCCGGCCGCGCACCTGGGCGACGTCGGCCTCGGCCTTGGCCAGCTCGGTGCGCAGGTCGGAGGCGGCGGTGCGCGACGTCACCAGCGCCGTCTGCAGATCGGCCAGCTGGGCGTCGATCTCGACGAGCCGCGCGAGCGCCGGCAGCGTGCGCCGCTTGTGCGCGAGCTGCGCGAGGCGGGTGTCCAGGTCCTGGACGTCGAGGAGGCGGCGCTGGTCGGCTGCGGGGGCACTCGTCACGGGGTTCCTTCCGGCTGGTCCGTCTGCGGCACGTGACCCGTCCACGGGTCGGTGCGCCGCGTGCTGACGCGGGTCTCCACCGTAGTGCCCGTGGCTGCCAGGTCCGTGCGCAGCGCCTGCGCGGCGCGCGGCAGCCACAGCCACTCGGACGCGGAGTGCGCGAGATCGATGAGTGCCGGGCGCGGCGCACCCCCGCGGGCGTCGAACGCCGCGCGCTCCTGCTGCTCGGAGGCCGGGTGGTGGCGCAGGTCGGCGGTGACGTACACGTCGACGTCGGCGGCGCGCACCGCGTCGAACAACGAGTCGCCCGAGCCGCCGAGGACGGCGACGCGGCTCACCGGCATGTCGGGGTCGCCCGCGTACCGCACGCCCTGCGCGGTGGCCGGCACCGCGCGCGCGACCGCGGCGGCGAAGTCACGCAACGGGACGGGCGACGGCAGCGTGCCGACACGTCCCAGGCCCGTGTCCCCCGGCAGGGCCGCGAGCTCCAGGACGTCGAACGCCGGCTCCTCGTACGGGTGCGCGGCCCGCATGGCCGCGACCACCCGCGCGCGCAGCCCGCGGGGTGCGACCATCTCGACCCGCGTCTCGGCGACGACCTCGCGCCGCCCGACCTCGCCCACGGCGGGGGCCGCGCCGGGCAACGGCGTGAACGTGCCCTCGCCCGTCGTGGTCCAGGCGCACCGCTCATACGCACCGACGTGACCGGCGCCGGCGGCCGCGAGCGCGTCGACCAGCGCCCCGGCCTGCGCGGCAGGCACCAGCACCACGTGCTTGTCGAGCGCCGGCGCGTCGGCCGCCACCAGGGGGGACGTGCCGACCAGACCCACGGCGTCGGCGAGCGCCTCGGCCACGCCGCCGTGCGCGGAGTCCGCGTTGGTGTGGGCGGTGTACAGCCCGCAGCCGGCACGCACGAGCCGGTGCAGCAGCGCCCCCTTGTACGTCGTGGCCGCGACCGAGTGCACCGGCCGCAGGAGCAGCGGGTGGTGCGTGACCAGCAGGTCCGCCTCCCACTCGACCGCCTCGTCGACCACGGCGGCCACCGGGTCCACGGCCAGCAGCACGCGGCGCACGGGGGCGTCCGGGTCCCCGGCCGCCAGCCCCACCCGGTCCCACTGCTCCGCGGTACGCGGCGGGTAGCGCCGATCGAGCGCCGCGACGACGTCGGCCAGCGTC contains:
- a CDS encoding NAD(P)-binding domain-containing protein produces the protein MTLDHLVIGAGPAGLQLGALLEADGRRDYLVVERADVPGSFFTRYPRHRRLISINKPRTGSDDPELNLRLDWNSLLSDDPDLRFTRYTDRYFPDADVMVRYLADFAERSKVRVRYGAAVTRVSRRDDVFEVEVGGDTLTARSVVVATGVSRTHRPPIPGFELAEGYDTMSVDPADYLDQRVLIIGKGNSAFETADALMETTTVIHVAGPESVHLAWRTHYVGHLRAVNNNFLDTYQLKSANAVLDGTVERIERDGEGLAVTFRFTRADETRVLHYDRVLACTGFAFDASVFDASCRPALAIGGRFPAQTDEWESVDVPGLFFAGTISQQRDFRRSTSGFVHGFRYGARALHRVLARRYAGEPWPSVPVDATPAAITAAVVARVNRTSALWQQFGVLADVVTVTGGQARYHDEVPVDYHARVGLGPDGHDDDAFVVTLEYGPDHDKVDPFDATVSRIAQDTPGVAHDAAYLHPVVRHHRHGEHVATHHVAENLENRWDRPDAHVAPLEAFVAGALAGD
- a CDS encoding alpha-hydroxy acid oxidase; this encodes MTPSREPERRARDVLDPVHFDALAGGAGSERTLTGNEDAFVRRRLRPRVLRGPGTPDLSTHLPGARLAAPVVVAPTAFHRLAHRAGEVATGEGVAAAHGLLTVSMMATTAVEDIAETGAALWFQLYVQPDRAFTADVVARAEAAGCRAIVLTVDSPVRGRHVRDERHRFTDLPAGLVCENMRGRDGRLRDLVVDPDLGWDAVAWLRGTTSLPVLVKGVLHPADARLAVEHGVDGVVVSNHGGRQLDGALATLDALPAVVDAVAGRVPVLLDGGVRSGVDALVALALGADAVMVGRPVLWGLALSGADGVRAVLDDLADALAHAMALAGAHRPADLTPDLVVVP
- a CDS encoding cytochrome P450; translated protein: MKVSTVAIGALALGTVGTLPRWLPRAVVRLRERVFTRVNGTEGIAVPGPLVPAEHFERVYADPAADGRSAGAGLSDLFWYWLSPGPHMHQEHLEPGERYRTVARTTRQVLAVRHARSDELATAAVRRALDALPPGRTTLVRLRDLMMPVWAEVYHELVFAEPCPREARDLVVANADDVVTALKGTGLRHMDRRDRLTQYLRRRVEDGTCPVVLPPPFTAQETAWYLQGAFFNTAIVQMSEAAAHLLLCAGAYPPARDQLDDDDALDRIVDETLRVHPLFGVAHRITSAPIVVDEDVTLPTGSVLLFNYLAYQRTGAAGDDAFDPERWRTLRHHDARFIPFGVTANRACPARGSAPVMLRAVLREVLRRYDVTSTAVHTRSLPDRGPAHLTPVGALGPGRVRLAAMRVGDRWADVGRSVQQLVLGTYMVLEARRIKPCTTYFAEVRA
- a CDS encoding cation:proton antiporter translates to MTPVELAPRFFLAVVVILVVCRGVSALMRRVGQPPVVGEMVAGVLLGPSLLGLLLPAVQEALFPDELRPVLYVVGQIGLVLLMFHAGYAFSTHRSDGLARTAAAVSLGGVAAPLLLGTALVLVAADHVPLRPDGVPVGVVAAFVGVALAITAFPMLARIITERGQAGTRHGSIALASGAVDDVVAWVLLAGVLAVASGSPGPALLTVGGALVFVALVWFVARPGMRRLMATTRVDDHARLIGTVAVLFAAAWFTDEIGLYAVFGAFALGLAVPRVPAADRVVAGLTPVTGVLVPLFFTYSGLNTQFGLFTDPAVLLFAVACVVLAVVGKFGACWAAARRRGEPQGVALRVASLMNARGLMQLIALNIGLEAGIVGPALFTVLVLVALVTTIMTSPLLTWVERRHPAVEPTPDVGEPVRATL
- a CDS encoding response regulator transcription factor, which translates into the protein MSGRTHRLLVVEDDRELCDTLAEVLTDEGYVVDQARDGHRGLHLALTRPYDVLVVDRRLPAVDGLDMLARLRSRAVGARALVLTALGSVADRVAGLDAGADDYLTKPFELDELSARIRALCRRVDEADTLLPLGEGAIDLVTRQAVLADGTRVDLSAREHALLRALADRPAAVHTRHELRRAVFADTEAASIVDTYVYYVRRKLGRTVIRTVHGAGYRLGTL
- a CDS encoding sensor histidine kinase, with product MSAGTPEERVVRRARLRIGSLVGLVIAALLGLAGAISYGILLHSQEQQIDGELAWGVTHGTIAGPPACSWIFTYDGSTVDTGVAPPPPGFPLHDDLVEVAATGATQDARIARDGTVYHVRTARQGDEVVQAVFDARFQLADRRHLLIAFGVAAGAGALAAVVGGVVVGRRAVAPLAEALHRQRRFVADASHELRTPIAQVHARAQLLARRARAADDDAQARDLDRLVSTTRRLGEIVDELLLSARLAAAQGTAATRPDSTAVDIAALVEDAVAADTARAAVRRVTVTSVTAPGLPAVVGVESALRRVVAELLSNALSHTPPGGHIGVAARAAEQDRVVEVVVTDTGPGLDPGDGERIFDRFHRGTGADERRFGLGLALLREVVTSHGGTIRAGGAPGQGATFVLRLPATTAGVPGPRGLASAARDEQEVGAAL
- a CDS encoding PilZ domain-containing protein; this translates as MHELATCYLRTKSGDVEGHVATFDSDVIVLEVREPVEGREIGDAASLTVLDPVRGLCRYVGLLGGMAGSTVQLVVLERGLPDQRRSAARAAYRVECTGKLETATGVEPLPVTVVDVSAAGVRFVTRRRLASGDVVRFAMAVGEGDVELAARVLRIEEGQHEWRYGCELLDVDERTRETLFRLVLRLQRAEAKERSLARW
- a CDS encoding GNAT family N-acetyltransferase; the protein is MTSDVLLRAAVPDDAAAVAAVHHGSWVETYSGLLPASHWETDTLDGRTERWRRALADGVPLTVAEVGGRIVGIALAGDAVPVGEHPPVRERHLFQLYVLASHHGTGVGQALLDAVVPPGTPAQLWVAEDNPRARRFYDRNGFRADGARVDDPDHGIVAVRLAR
- a CDS encoding tautomerase family protein; the encoded protein is MPPDKRFHRFLLLDDEDLVAPRSPEYLVVEVVCFAGRSPAAVRALIAAFFDDVAPALGLGPDDLEVVVLESPPTHWGIRGVAGDELALSYRVDV